GAACGGTCGAAACGGGCGCGCCGACGCAAGGCGTCGATGGCCTTGAAGCGCCCGGTGGAGACCAGCCAGGCGCGCGGGTTGTCGGGGATGCCGTCGCGCTGCCAACGTTCCACGGCGATGAAGAAGGCATCGTGCATGGCCTCCTCGGCCAGGTCGAAATCGCCCAGCAGGCGGATCAGCGTGGCCAGGATGCGCCGCGACTCCTGGCGGTAGACGGTCTCGACCTGCCGGCGAACCTGTTCAGTGGGGGTCATCAGTCCGGCATCCGCTGGGTCACCACCTCCACCAGGCGGTCCAGGCTTTCTCCCCAGCCCTGGTGGAAGCCCATTTCCTCATGGGCGCGGCAGTCGGCGGCGTTCCAGTGCCAGGCGCGGGCGGTGTAGCGGGTCTTGCCCTGCTCGTCGTCGAAGCTGACCACCGCGGTCATGAAGGCCTTGTCGGAGGGCAGCCAGCCAGGGCGGAAGGCATCGGTGAACACCAGCCGGTGCGGCGCATGGATTTCCAGGAACACGCCCTGGTGGGGGTACTCGGTACCGTCGGGGGCGCGCATGAGGGTGCGGAACAACCCGCCCGGCCATAACTGCATCTCGCATTCCGGGGTGGTCATGCCATGGGGGCCCCACCACTGCATCAGCCACTCCGGCTCGGTCCAGGCGCGGAACACCTTGGCGGGCGGGGCGTCGATCAGGCGGCTGATGGCCAGCTCATGCTGGGGTTGTGCCGGTTGTACCAGAGTCATTGTTGTCGTTCTCCATCCGGTTCAGGGTTGCAGTTCGCGCACCGGCCGCACCTCGACGCTGCCGACCCGCGCCGCCGGGATGCCCTTGGCGATGTTCAGCGCCTCGTTGAGGTCGCGGGCGTCGACCAGGTAGAAGCCGGCCAGCTGCTCTTTCGTCTCGGCAAAGGGGCCGTCGGTCAGGCTCATGCGGCCACCGCGCACGCGCACCGTGGTGGCGGTTTGCACGGGCTTGAGCGCCTCGGCGGCGAGCATCCGCCCGGAGCCCTGGATGGACTCGGCGTAGGCCATGCATTCGGCGTCTTCGGGGCTGTCGGGCAGGCTGTGCAGCAACCCCTCGTCACAATAGACCAGGCACAGGTATTTCATGATCGTCTCCAGGGTGAGGTGGCGATAGGCGGTCGACGGCGTTCAGGGTTTGAGATCGAACAGCGCTTTTTGCGTTTCCATGTCGAACGGCGCCGACCAGTGCTCATGGATCACCTGCCACTGCCCGGCATTGCGCCGGTAGCCCACGGTGACGCGCATGAAGCCGCACTGGCTTTCGTCGTCCGCCGGGCCGCAGCGGTTGAGCCAGTGGGCCAGGCCCAGGTCGCCGTCGGCATGCACGGCCAGTTGCGCCACCTCGAACACCATGGGGCCGGTGCAGTAGCCCATGCACATTTCCCAGTGCGCTCGGTAGGCGGCCTTGCCCTTGAATTGCAGGGCCTGGATGGCGTCGAAGGCGAGGATGTCGTCGGCGTAGGGGGCGACGATGCGCGCCACGTCGCGCTCGCGCACGGCCTCGATCCAACCTGCGATCAACTGGCGAATTTCGTTTTCGGCTGCGGTGTTCATCGGTGTTTTCTCCGAAGCATCTTCAGCAAGTGGTGCCGGGGCATTCCGGCGCCTTCAACACTGGTCGAACGGGAAAACGGCAAATCGACAACTGCCCGCGATTTTTCAGTCGAGGGGCGCGACCGGCTTGAGGAAGTACACCACCCGCTCGGTCTCGGCAAAGCCCAGGGCCGCGTGCATATGCTGGCTACCAAGGTTGTCCAGCGCGGCGTCCGAGGCCAGTTCGCGGCAGCCTTTGCCGGCCGCCCAGCGTTCGACGGCCGCGATCAGCTGGCGGGCGATGCCCTGGCCGCGCCGGGCCGGCTCGACGAAGATGCCTTCGAGGTACGCCACCGGCGACGTATTGCTGCCATTGACGTAGTCATGGCGCACCGACGCCTCGGCCAGCCCTAGCGCCCCGCCCTGCTCGTCGTACGCCAACAGGGCCACGAAGGTATCGGGGCGGAGGGCAATATCGGCCATTTCCGCCAGGTGCTCGGCCGCCGCGCTGTCGGGCCAGAGGGCACTGCGCAGGTGCAGCCAGGCCGGGGTGGTCGGGTCGGTGCAAGGGTGGATCATGATCGCTCCAGGGGAATCCAGATTTCCATCAGGGCTTGCGGGGCCGTCGGGACCAAACCACCTCATCACTATCACCGCAATAAACCAAAGTCTTCTTAGTTGAGTCAAGCAACCAAAACACGTACCCAGTAGTTTGACCAAGTATTAACTGCAAATCACCCGACGACTCAAACCTCCAAACATGCCACCCACCATCAAAAACCATCAAATATACAAAGTCTTCTTTCTGATCTATTATTTTTCTCCAAAAATTCGCATCATAAAAACTACCCGCCTCGCTCAAGCAGTTTGGATCAAGCCCACGATCACCTCTATAGAAAGTCTTTCTTATATGATTCAAGAACCCATCCAACTCCAAACCAGTAAAATGCATAGCTTCAATAGAATTACCCAGCAATTCTTCCTCGATCTCACTTTGCAAGTAACCCATTTTATTTTTCTCTCCCCTTCTCATCCTGAACACGCTTACTACTCGCCGAAACCTCTTTTACCAGGATGCGCCTCACTTGCTTCCAGCCTTGTCCCGCCTCCCAGGCATTTGACATTCAACATGAGAATTCACTGACCCGCCTTTCTATCAACTAGAATAGATTCACCAACAGTCACTCCCACTCCTTCATTTGAATCATCTGAAATCTCAAACCCTACAAAGACAAGACCTCTCATTCCACCTCCTCAAACTCAGCCTTAGCACTCCCGCCCCACGAACAGCTTCACTCCACACTTCCTTTAGCCACTTACAAAATACAACCAAACTTCAACCGGCACTCTAATTTCCCAAACCCTTCATATCTCGGTCAACACGCCCCTCCTCCAACACAATCACTCGACTCGCGACCAATGCACACAATCACTATCCCCGAAATACACCAGTACGCGTCTTGTAGCATCAAGCAGCCAAAATCTAAACGCCGTAGTTTCGTTTATCAAAAGCTGTAGACCTTCCTTGCTCTCAAACTTCCAGGCATGCCATTTTTCATCCACCACCAACAAATACACAAACTCTTCAGACTGCTTAGATATGCCTCTCCAGAAATTTTCATCATAATACCTACAAGCCCTCTGCATATAAAGCGAATCAAGATTCCCGCAACCACCATAAAAATTCAAATCTAAATAATTTAGCAAACCTCGCAACCCCACCTCTTCAATCCGCTCAGCCTTAATCGAATTAGCCTTAATTTCTTCTTCAATTTCAATCTTTAAATACTCCACATCATCGCCCCTTCTCAGTGGATATTTTACCCCTGCTCACATGGCCTCTCTGCACAAGTATGTGACCTCTCACACCACCCGCGCGCGCCCGTTTACCGGCGGTTTCTTCATGCAGAAAATGATTACCCCCTTCATCCAACCTATATCCACACAAGCTCTCCACCAAAACACATCCGACCTGACAAAAATTGACAACCACTCCAACTAGAACATCAGAGCAAACACCGCATAACCTTCTAAAGCTCATGCCTTACATCATCAAAATCTTCATAGAGCTTCACCAACCTATTACAGGCAGCCATTATCGCCACCCTTTCAGATCCAACACTTTCAGAGCGGACGTTTTTTTCACACCAATCACGGATATAAAAAGCCCCAACAGACATGGAACAAACGACGTACTCACCCATATAACCAAATGACATCTCAACCCCTTTGCCACTCAAATACGCTGGGACATTTTCCGGATCCTCATCACACCCCAGATAAACCCCAGACATACCTACACTTACTCCCTTGAAGCTCAAGAGAGACTCAAGCAGATCTCCAATGCAACCATTCACACCAAATCCAGAACAAAGAAAAACACCCAAAAGGCAATCTTTAGGAGTTTCATTCTTAACAAGGACAGTCATACCACCGTAAAGCCCCACCAACTTATCACAAGATTTACTTACCCTCTCCTTTTCCACGAGCACATTAGCATCACACCACTCCTTTATGAATTTAGCACCTTCAACCATAGAGCAAACAACATACCTATCCATATACTCAAACGACATATCAAAACCCTCAATATCCAGATAATCTGGAATACTGAGAGGATCACTATCACACCCAAGATAGACACCTGCCATTTCCAACCCAACACACTTTAAGTCCAGAAGCCCATCGAGCAAAACACCTATAAAACTCCGACACTCCAAGCTACTCGTCACTTCAAAAACATCCATACAAGCTTTCATTACCTTCTCATCGTTAGCGCCAATCATATTACCCCCTTCAAATACCCATTGACCCCACCCGCCAATCCAATCGGATCCGGCGTCAGATACCACCCGGTGTAATGCAGCCCGGTTTCTTCATCGTAGTACTGCCCCTGAAACCGCAGGGGTTGTCGATGTGGTCCACGTCCAGGCGCAGGACATGGCCGTAGGCGCGGTAGCGCGCCAAACAGCGAACGCGCCCGCTGCTCGATGTCATAACCTGTGGTCGAGGTGGTAGTGCAGGGTTTCGGCGGGACCATCACCGTCGCGCAAAAACATTGCTATGTAGCGGAAGCCACCATCCCGTCTACGGAGCTGCTCGACAGACCTGGGAGTACCCCTGCGAGCAGGGACTTACCCTTCTCCAGATTGCCCCTGCAAGCCCCAGATCTAACTTAACTATTTCAATAATAGATCCCTTATGTATGCACTGCGAACCCCACCTCCGATCCAAAAATCCCTCACAGCATTTATAACCTCTGAATCCGCACGAAGCGCAGAGTAGGCTTTCTCATGCAGAAAATGATTAGCCCCCTCATCCAACATATATCCATTCAAGCTCTCCACCAAAATACATCCGACAGCAGCCCTAACCATCCAAGACTCCTTACACTCCTCAAGAATATGAATCGCCGGAGAAATCAACGAAACATCCGCCAATATAATCTCCCAATCCTCCCCCATTTCCTCAATAGGAAGACCTAGCAACTCAGAAACCCGCACACATACATCTAGCGGTGCACCGTAGTAGGTCATCAAGGCATCTCCCCTGGAAAAGCCGTTATCATTCGCCCTAACCCATTCCTAACTATTGTCACTTTAAACACTGGTGAAAATGTCCCATCTGGATTAACTAACCTAGCGGGCACATGACTTGGAAGATCCACAACAACTTTCCCAACCCCCGGTACAGAATCAACAAATTCCGCCGCAGCAAAGTCATCCAGCCATTGCCCATTCGCTCTATTCATTTTCTCAGCTCTACTCTTAAGAAAACGTGTATTCTCCTTCCCATGACGAGTAAATGCATGCCCGTATTTACTTCCATCATACGGATCAATAGGGGCGCGAACATCATCCGTACGGTGTGCTTTTTCGAGAATTGTGCACGACTCTTCTCCAGGGCAATTACTTAACCCCAACGGATCCACCCACCCCGTCGGATTCACACCATACAAATACCCATTGACCCCACCCGCCAATCCAATCGGATCCGGCGTTAGATACCGCCCTGTCTGTGGGTTGTAATAACGGTGTCGGTTGTAATGCAGCCCGGTTTCTTCATCGTAGTACTGCCCCTGGAACCGCAAGGGGTTGTCGATGTGGTCCACGTCCAGGCGCAGGACATGGCCGTAGGCGCGGTAGCGCGCCGACCAGCGAACGCGCCCGCTGCTCGAGGTCAGCTCCTGGGGCGTGCCGAGGTGGTCGAGGTGGTAGTGCAGGGTTTCGGCGGGGCCGTCGCCGTCGCGCAGCAACATCACCATGGGGCGGAAGCCGCCGGGCTCGTAGACGTAGCTGCGCCAGCGGCCCTGGCAGTGCTCGGCCAACAGGCGCTCGCCCTGCCAGATGAACGTAGTGACGGTGTCGCCGACGGCCTTGGACACGCGGCGGCCGAAAGCGTCGTAGCGATAGCGGGCCTGGCGGCCGTCGGGCAGGTCGACGCAGGCCAGGCGGTGCTGGCTGTCGTAGTGATAATGGGTGACCAGCTGCTGGCCATGGCCGCGGCGCTCGCTCACCTGGTTGCCGAAGCGGTCGTAGTCGTAGTGGCTGTCGCCGTGCATCAGCAGGCGGTTGGCCTCGACCCGCACATCGCGCGGGTCGCCGTGCAGGCCGCTCTGGGCCAGGAGGTTGCCGGCGGGGTCGTGGACGAAGTACTCGGCCAGTTCGCCGCGCACGGCGGTCAGGCGGTCCAGGGGGTCGTACTGGTAGGTGCGGGTGCCGCGGCGGGTGTCTTCCAGGCGGGTGAGGTTGCCGCTGTCGTCGTAGTGGTAACGCCGCAGGAACACCGAGCCTTCCTTGCGATCGACCCGCTGGGCCAGCAGGCGGCCCTGGCCGTCGTACTGGAACTGGCTGAGCAGGTCGCCCTGCTGACGGGCCACTTCGCGGCCGTGCTGGGTGCGATGGGCCGTCAGGCGCTGGCCGTCGAGGTCGATGGCCTGCAGGTGGTCGCCGGGCTGGTAGCGGTAGTCCAGGCGGCTGCCGTCGGGCAGCCGGCAGTGGCTGACCCGGCCCATGGCGTCGTAGCCATAGTGCAGGGTCGCCCAGCCCTGGTGCTCGGTCACCAGGCGGTCGCACAGGTCATACGTGTAGGCCAGCGGCCAGTGACCGTCATCTACCTGCACCAGGCGGCCGAGGGCGTCATAGCTGTGCTCGACCTGTTGCCCGTCGGGCAGGGTCTTGACCAGCAGACGGCCCTGTTTGTCCCGGGTGTAGCGGGTCAGCCACGGCTCGCCGGTCTCGCCGTGCTCGGCCTTTTCCAGCAACTGGCCGTTGAGGTCGTAGCGGTAGCGGGTGACTTGCCC
This genomic stretch from Pseudomonas entomophila harbors:
- a CDS encoding SRPBCC family protein, with the protein product MTLVQPAQPQHELAISRLIDAPPAKVFRAWTEPEWLMQWWGPHGMTTPECEMQLWPGGLFRTLMRAPDGTEYPHQGVFLEIHAPHRLVFTDAFRPGWLPSDKAFMTAVVSFDDEQGKTRYTARAWHWNAADCRAHEEMGFHQGWGESLDRLVEVVTQRMPD
- a CDS encoding YciI family protein; protein product: MKYLCLVYCDEGLLHSLPDSPEDAECMAYAESIQGSGRMLAAEALKPVQTATTVRVRGGRMSLTDGPFAETKEQLAGFYLVDARDLNEALNIAKGIPAARVGSVEVRPVRELQP
- a CDS encoding YybH family protein; amino-acid sequence: MNTAAENEIRQLIAGWIEAVRERDVARIVAPYADDILAFDAIQALQFKGKAAYRAHWEMCMGYCTGPMVFEVAQLAVHADGDLGLAHWLNRCGPADDESQCGFMRVTVGYRRNAGQWQVIHEHWSAPFDMETQKALFDLKP
- the aac(6') gene encoding aminoglycoside 6'-N-acetyltransferase produces the protein MIHPCTDPTTPAWLHLRSALWPDSAAAEHLAEMADIALRPDTFVALLAYDEQGGALGLAEASVRHDYVNGSNTSPVAYLEGIFVEPARRGQGIARQLIAAVERWAAGKGCRELASDAALDNLGSQHMHAALGFAETERVVYFLKPVAPLD